The Denticeps clupeoides chromosome 4, fDenClu1.1, whole genome shotgun sequence genome segment TTCTCCCTTTCCAGAAGCCACTTCATGGTGCCACCCCCACCTGGGCCACAgaccccacctccaccccctgATGGCCCTCCCTCTCCCCGTCCCTTCCCATCTGCCGAACCCGCCTCCTTCCGTGAGGTATCCTCTGTTTCATCCTCGTCATCATCTGAAACATTATAGTAGTCGAAACCCGCCTCGGAAGCAGAGGGTACGGTTTGTTCCGAGGTTGGCAGGACTGGCAAGGAGGCGGGTGAAGAAGTAGTGTTAGATGGCAGTGACTGGGGCTCCAAGCTGTCAAGGACCTCAGCCGATTTCATATGCGGTGTTTTTCGTAGTGTGCCCGATTTGGAATAGCCAGAGCTGTCCACGTAACTCATAGTCAACACACTGTGAGGAGGCTTGAACAAAGTGTCTTTGCTGAAAATCTCTTTTCGTTTGTCAACAACGGCACTGCTGACACCACCTGAgccgccccctcctcctccacctccacccccagGGTCAGCATTATGTTGGTGGGGTATTAAACGCCCATTGGGCATGGGCTCAGGGGTCTGGCTAGGTGTGGGTTTGCCAGACCCACTGTGTCCTTTAGTGGACGAGTCCTCTTTGTAATCTATGGGGTGGGGCAAGGTAGGGTGTGGTGTCTGGCGGTCAGCTGGGGAGCCTTTCCTGATCCCATCTGAAGAAGTTAAAGTGTCATGATCGGCCTTACCCAGAGGGGAAGGCGCAGTCAGGATTGTTTCGTTCGACGTATTGCACTGGAAGTAATCATCAGCCAGGGGCTTCGGCGAAAGGGCCTTCAGGTCACTGTATGCCGGCAGGCTGTCCCGGCTCTTATTCCTCTCCAATGGACTACAGATCCTTGACTCATCAAGACCCCCCTTCCCCAAATCAGGCACACATACCTCGGAGCTGAACTTGGCTGCTGAGAACATGATCCGCGAATAGTGCGGGGCTTGTTGAGACGATGCCCTAAGCGTACCATCATCAGTATAGTAATGATTCCTGTCATCAGGACTACGATCATAGTCCTCAGGTGTGCCCAGAGAGGATGCAGCACCTCCCAGTGGGCCCTTGGAGTTGTCCATGGAGCGGGATCTCTCCTTGGCCTTATCATTACGTTCATTGCGAGACTTCCGGtcctgtgtgtggctgtgactGCGGTGCACACGGGAATGTGAAGTCCCACGTGAAGGCTCAGGAAATGGCATCTCTGTCCTCCGCTTGGCAAGCTCTCCTGACACATCCCACTCAGGCGTAACTGGGAAGTGTGATTCAGCAATGTTTGGATTGCTGTGCACTAGGTACGTACCGCCACTGCGACTGCGCTCAACTGTGTACATTCCCTCACGTGGCGAGCGCACCAGTGAGTGGCTAAAGAACCGATAGTCTCGTTCCAAATTCACAGCAGCCATCAGGTCCAGGTTTGAGCCTTCGGAAGGATCCCCACGTGATGCACGAGTTTTGCTGTGCGAACGTGACTTCCCATGCGGGACTCTGCGATGCCCACGACTGCGTCGGCTGCGGGCGCTGTGCTGCGCAGATGAGCTCGCTTTGCTGCGCTGAGCTCGTTCCTCCTCGAGACGCTTCATCACGGCTGTATGCCTAGCCACATTCTCTACTGTCAAGTCAGGGTTGATACGCCGGATaatctccatctccacctcccGTGGGATGGCAGTGGCTGCCGGGGCATCCTCATCCCGCAGGGGCCACTCCTCAGGGGGGAACTGGGCAGAGAATGTGGCCAACTGCTTGGTCTTGTCCTTTTTGAAGCTCAGACGGAAGAGCTTCAGCCCAAACTTCTTGGACTGTTTCTCACTACTACCTCCTACACTGCTGCCTTCTTTCTTCTTGGTGAGTGTGTCAGTCTTGTAGGAGAAGGCAGCTGCACTTTTGCTTTTGTCAGGGGCCTCAGGTGGCATTGGGTGCTGGGCAGAggaaggaggtggtggtggttgggGATATGAAGGCGGTTCTCCCTTTGGCTCCTTAGGCGACTTCCTCTGCAGCGTGGAGGTGTGGAGGCTAGGCACGTCCTCCCGATAAGAGTTGTAGGAGTCGCAGTGGTTCTTGTGGTGTGAAGTTCGCTCCCGGACACACCCCGATGTtgagggggtgactgtcccggACTGCGGGGACGTGCACTGCTGTGGCGCCGgcggttgttgttgttgttgctgctgctgctgttgttgttgcttttgttGCTGTCGGTCAGGATGCCGCTCTTCCAGGTGATACCACTTGCTGTTAGTGCGTATGAGTGAGGGTGTGATGAAGTAGGTCTGTGGCGTGACAATAAAGTAGCCCTCCGGCGTGGGGTAGATCTTCCTTTCCCGCACAAGCATATTCAGTGTGTGACGCAGGATCTCTGGACTTGGTGTTGGGACACCTGAggattaaatgtaaaagtgtaaatgtaaaaaccatGTCAGGATTTGTATGCAATTTGTATACAATTAACACTGTAAAATTACACAGTCAAGTATTGTCTAATGATTTTACAGTATGTAAGCTGTAAAATGCAGCGCATCATGGAACATTTGATGGTTACAACAGGTCAAAACTAAATATTACAGTTAATTACCTGTAGAAAACTGGTCACAGATTTTCTATTTGGATTAAGTGTTAACCGAGGATGTGTACAATCATCTGTACATGCACATTAGCTGTTGCATTTACAATCTAAAACCCAGCAGGAAGGAGTGATTGAAATACTGCTAATGTAAGAAGTTATCTGTTGGTTGTTACAACTAACagataacagtttttttttaggggaaatTGTTAGGGGTTTGTGAGCAGCTGAATCAGTATGAACAACAGGCGTCCTGACGGCTTGTACATATATCAGTAATGCTGATTTGCAAGTTGTGTAACAACAAGAGTGTAATAGCATAATAGCATTCACTCAGCATACAAAACTACACAAAAATTCACCAAATCAATCTTTCATTTGAGGTGTTTCAGAATGTTCACATGCATGAAGGTTGTCAGTTTGATTGTTTGAAAGAtttcatttctcatttaaaGGACCATTTAGAAGAGGGCAGAGAAATTGTTTGTCCTTTCAAGGGATGtaaaacatatagaggtaaaagcacatttacatttcatttgtcTAAAAGTCACATCTCTTTGATTCAGTGCAGGTTAACCATTTAGAATCTTGATACATCTTTGAATGATGAGTGTGACAGTGGTGTACAACATGTTCTTGATGTTGATGAAACACAGTTTTGAACAATTTGACATTGTTTTAAATTGAGCTTCACGCTAAACTGCTTTTGCCTGAGTCAGTAATTCAAACTATTTCTAAAGAATTCAATGACATTCATAGCCTTGTTCAGTTTCATGTATTCTCAAAATTGAAAGACAAATTGGCATTCCTCCACATTCCTGATTCTACTATAAATGATGTAATTGATAAACTTAAAAAACAAGATCCTCTGCAACAGTCTTTTAAAAAACTATCAGTGCCAAAAGATAATCTTTAATAGCTTCAACTATGTTGAATGCCTGCCTTTATACTTACGTTCAGATAGTGCTTTGCCCAATACATTCCCATAAAAGAAACACTTGTTGCTCCATTTACATCTAGATCATTCAAAAGATCTCATGAGGAAGTACATTATTGACTTAAACAATTATTCATCACAAAACAAATCGAAATGTCACAAAACACATTGTTTGAAATTGAAGCATCTTCTTTGGCCTTGATACGTTATAAAGACGTGAAAAGAAAGCATACGGTACTTGCTGTATATTTAACTCTAGGCAACATTCCACCATATCTCAGATCAAATATTGATCATATGCAGCTTGTGAATTTGTGTAGGGAGAATTCCTATAACATTCTCAGTCCCATGAGCAGAACATACAGGGCAGAGAAACTACTGGCAATAACAGTGAAGGGGGAATCAAATTTGACTCTGTCTTTAACCAGCTGAAAAACGGTCCAAGAGACCATTTAAATGAAGTTGTAAAGCAAGTCATCTCAAGGTTTGAAGCCACTGGATATTCCCTCTTAAGAAAGTGGATGCCCTCATTTTAACAGTTAATGCAAATGCTTAGATTTAAATTCCAGTGTTAACATGACACAAGACAATCTATGAATGACCACACTGTCATTAATTTTAACGTATACAACCTATATTTCAGGCATCAGCCACATCATGCCAGATTCCCCaaggatctctctctctctctctctctctctctctctctctctctctctctctctctctctc includes the following:
- the stox2a gene encoding storkhead-box protein 2 isoform X2; the protein is MKKTRSSNLRRAWPSAEFSDRPSERNRSRSEKDFRLHKHFPPPPPPPHISPSPRGYMTPGDVSPISMSPISQSQFIPLGEILCLAISAMNSARKSVTQDALMEHLATCFPGVPTPSPEILRHTLNMLVRERKIYPTPEGYFIVTPQTYFITPSLIRTNSKWYHLEERHPDRQQQKQQQQQQQQQQQQPPAPQQCTSPQSGTVTPSTSGCVRERTSHHKNHCDSYNSYREDVPSLHTSTLQRKSPKEPKGEPPSYPQPPPPPSSAQHPMPPEAPDKSKSAAAFSYKTDTLTKKKEGSSVGGSSEKQSKKFGLKLFRLSFKKDKTKQLATFSAQFPPEEWPLRDEDAPAATAIPREVEMEIIRRINPDLTVENVARHTAVMKRLEEERAQRSKASSSAQHSARSRRSRGHRRVPHGKSRSHSKTRASRGDPSEGSNLDLMAAVNLERDYRFFSHSLVRSPREGMYTVERSRSGGTYLVHSNPNIAESHFPVTPEWDVSGELAKRRTEMPFPEPSRGTSHSRVHRSHSHTQDRKSRNERNDKAKERSRSMDNSKGPLGGAASSLGTPEDYDRSPDDRNHYYTDDGTLRASSQQAPHYSRIMFSAAKFSSEVCVPDLGKGGLDESRICSPLERNKSRDSLPAYSDLKALSPKPLADDYFQCNTSNETILTAPSPLGKADHDTLTSSDGIRKGSPADRQTPHPTLPHPIDYKEDSSTKGHSGSGKPTPSQTPEPMPNGRLIPHQHNADPGGGGGGGGGGSGGVSSAVVDKRKEIFSKDTLFKPPHSVLTMSYVDSSGYSKSGTLRKTPHMKSAEVLDSLEPQSLPSNTTSSPASLPVLPTSEQTVPSASEAGFDYYNVSDDDEDETEDTSRKEAGSADGKGRGEGGPSGGGGGVCGPGGGGTMKWLLEREKERDLQRKFENNLTLLSPKETDNNSSQKSAHSARLDSMDSSSVTVDSGFNSPRTRESLASNTSSIVESNRRQNPALSPGHMGTTSIGPPFSFRTIPEPPTTQPEKLQKSPNCLASITSV
- the stox2a gene encoding storkhead-box protein 2 isoform X1; translated protein: MDKFLQIAPHSLAIVLSRVGAEDSPTVTEKLQHHHTGYEIFADFKAENMQHFWNKKVTDAISETFFLGWIDEHVLLIQGKEDHLEVLREGWTRRALKPPRGFEIKCIGDVSPISMSPISQSQFIPLGEILCLAISAMNSARKSVTQDALMEHLATCFPGVPTPSPEILRHTLNMLVRERKIYPTPEGYFIVTPQTYFITPSLIRTNSKWYHLEERHPDRQQQKQQQQQQQQQQQQPPAPQQCTSPQSGTVTPSTSGCVRERTSHHKNHCDSYNSYREDVPSLHTSTLQRKSPKEPKGEPPSYPQPPPPPSSAQHPMPPEAPDKSKSAAAFSYKTDTLTKKKEGSSVGGSSEKQSKKFGLKLFRLSFKKDKTKQLATFSAQFPPEEWPLRDEDAPAATAIPREVEMEIIRRINPDLTVENVARHTAVMKRLEEERAQRSKASSSAQHSARSRRSRGHRRVPHGKSRSHSKTRASRGDPSEGSNLDLMAAVNLERDYRFFSHSLVRSPREGMYTVERSRSGGTYLVHSNPNIAESHFPVTPEWDVSGELAKRRTEMPFPEPSRGTSHSRVHRSHSHTQDRKSRNERNDKAKERSRSMDNSKGPLGGAASSLGTPEDYDRSPDDRNHYYTDDGTLRASSQQAPHYSRIMFSAAKFSSEVCVPDLGKGGLDESRICSPLERNKSRDSLPAYSDLKALSPKPLADDYFQCNTSNETILTAPSPLGKADHDTLTSSDGIRKGSPADRQTPHPTLPHPIDYKEDSSTKGHSGSGKPTPSQTPEPMPNGRLIPHQHNADPGGGGGGGGGGSGGVSSAVVDKRKEIFSKDTLFKPPHSVLTMSYVDSSGYSKSGTLRKTPHMKSAEVLDSLEPQSLPSNTTSSPASLPVLPTSEQTVPSASEAGFDYYNVSDDDEDETEDTSRKEAGSADGKGRGEGGPSGGGGGVCGPGGGGTMKWLLEREKERDLQRKFENNLTLLSPKETDNNSSQKSAHSARLDSMDSSSVTVDSGFNSPRTRESLASNTSSIVESNRRQNPALSPGHMGTTSIGPPFSFRTIPEPPTTQPEKLQKSPNCLASITSV